The following nucleotide sequence is from Salvia miltiorrhiza cultivar Shanhuang (shh) chromosome 7, IMPLAD_Smil_shh, whole genome shotgun sequence.
agTTCTAGAGTTTTTGTCCCCGATCATCTGCATATTAAAAAAACATGGATGTGAGATTGTAGGTTTAACAAAACTAATCACTACAAATAATATTACCAATGTAGAAACAACATTTGTTATATTATCAACATGGATGGACTCTCTATTCTTAGCTAGTTAGATTTAGCAAAACTAATCACTGAAACATAAAATGAATGCAGAATGATGCGATTGGTAAAAGTAGATAGAAGGTGATTTTTCAAAGTCAGAGCTTTTCTTATTCATTATGTGAAAAACACAAGCAAAGAAGAAGCAATAACTTTCAGATCATCATCTACATTTGTTTCATGTGGGCAAATTGAAGGAAAAATATAAAGGAGGGTTGAGTCACCAATGTATTTGAATTTTTGGTTTGTGACAGAATTATGAAGGAACGGATCTTTTCTTCTTAATTTTGGTTTGTGACAGAATTTTGTTTAGTGGCAGATCTTTGAATTTCCTTGTTCGTCTTCACTAAGCAAGCTTCCACCGCTGCAGCGgcagggaggcggcggcggctcgCGGCAATGCCCTTTACTTCCATTTTCGGGTGAGTTTCTGTAGGGAGAATAGGGCTCTATAgttattttaattagaatagAATGGGCCTTTTTCTGGGTTTTAGGTTTATTTGGGTTTTGGGTGGGAAACTGCTGTATTTATTTAGGTTTACTCCGCCGCAGCGTTCTACACACTTCACCGGAAATAGAAAAGCTCAAATGCTTCCTACGAAACCAACGCCTCCGCTCCGCTGCTTCACCGACAACAGCGTTTCGGATCCCCATTCCGACATTCTTAGTAGAGAATCGGTAAGCACTCTCCCTCATATTTTCCCTTGTTTCATATGCTCATGCTTGTTAGGTGACGTATGCATATATATCAGAatcgatcacctacccaccgtgggtaAATATAACGTGTccaccactgatgtggcaattgtaattagagtaagatgattttaattagagtaaaatttatcaattatccTTCATAAATAACATTGTCACATCAATGATTGGCACATTATATTTATCCACGGTGgataggtgatcggttctggcatatatatatgtttcataagaaaatatattgtcTTTGAAATTTAGGTTagagtttaatataaaaagacaTATTGATAAAACACATATAGTACAAATTATTGAATTGGTTAGTCGATTGATTAGTATTTTGATGATGTGTTCCACAACAAAAATTTGCAGATAAACATAGGGTCCCTCCCCACAGACCTATTGTTCGAAATCCTCCTCCGTTTGCCGGCCGATCATCTCTACCAGAGAACGAGGCTCGTCTGCCGGCGGTGGTGCCACATTATCCATTCTCATGCCTTCATCAACGCGCAGATGCACGGTGCTACCTATGAACTCCTCCTATCACCCATGAAGAATTATACTCTGCCACTTTATGTAACAGCCGACGCAGATGGTGGAATCCACACATCTGAGCTAAATCACATCTCCAAATTGAGATTTTTTGCTACCTGCAACGGTTTGGCGCTGGAGTGTGATTTCAAATATTACCGCGTTCGCCTTGTGAATCCAGCAACGAAGCAGTCACTCCTCCTCCCACGATTGGCTAGAGGCGTATCCTGTGTCGTGCTCGCGTATGGTTTTGCATACTCTGCAGCTTCCTTGGCGTATAAAGCGATTGCAACGTACACTGTTCGCCACTCGCCACCACGCCTACAAACTGACTACGGTCTTGACGTGCTCACTGTTGGAATCGATGAATCGTGGAGGCACGTCGAGGTTCACCACCTCCCCGACCATGTCAGGCCACTTCTCCTCGGCAAGACTCCGTTGACTAGTAAAGGATTCCTGCACTGGGGATGGGGGAGATACTGCTCGACAATGGATGTGGAGACGGAGATCATTACACTGAGTGTAACCCCTTATCAGTACCCTTATTATTACCATGAAAGCGACTATAATTATCTGTCAACTGGGAGGTGTCTGACTCTCCTGGTTGTGTGTGAGTATCTGTCGTGGGAGGTTTGGGAGATGAAGGCAGAGACGGGCGAGTGGAGGAAGGCGCTGCCCAACGTCGTTGACTTGAGAGCTCAGAAATGCAGGATTCAAAGGTTTGCTCCTGAAGATGCTCCTCGAGTTCTTAAGCCACTTGGTTGGGTTAAATATCCACATGTTTTGGCCTTCTATTTTGACACCTTTAGTCGGATTCCAATCCAGCGTTGTGTTTTGTACAATCTTGATACGCATCAACTCGACTCCATAGAGCTACCGGAATCCTATACTGGTGGTTATCAAGCTTTTCCGCATAAGAATAATCTGATATGGCTCAGTTAAAAGAGTATTAGAATTGTTATTATTTCTATTTGGTTTAGTTAAAAGAgcttatatatcatatatagaGATACATTATTGTTTGTAGCTTTTCAGATTATTTTTGCAGTGTATTTCTTTCTTCAAGACACATCAGCCGAATATTATGATAGTATTGAAGGATGATAAAAGATGGAATTTTTATGATCACTTTGAATGGACAGACTGTGACCTCACAGCCAATAGCAAGTCAACGCATATTCTCTCTGTTTCTAAATTAAGGTATATATATGAAGAATTtagcaaaaaataaattaatgtatatgaagaatttaacaaaaaaatgtcaaaattgtAAGGAAGGGGATTTAAACACAAGATATCTAAATGGTGGCATAACTTGAAAGGTAAGAGAAGCTTCTCCTTTGAGGATATCTGTGGAACTATTGCTGCTGAGTATGGGATTGAAGAATTCGACCTGTTTGGTATCTGTTTTTGGTGGATATATGGAAAGGTCGTTGTGATGTTAAGCATGAGAAGAGCCTTTGTTTGGAAACGGTCGTTAAGGTCGTTAGCGACCGTTTTTTTCTGTCGTTAGAGCCGAAATTTCTTGTAGTGTGACGTATCAATTCACCGTGATGGTTTGCTTAATCAGAAATCATAGAGGGGAGATTATGGCTGCTGTTTCGCTGCGTATTGGGCGCACTGAGACGACCCTGATGGGAGAGCTTCGTGCCATTTTGCTGGGGATTGGGTTCTGCATCGAGAACGACCTCGGCCcagttgaggtctttactgatTCCCTCTTAGCTATACATGTTGTGCTTGTTGTCTTGCGAATTTCGCTTGTTGGTTTGATGATGTAACGATCTGGCAGTCGAATTTTTCAATCTGGCTCAACGATATTGTTCATCAtgatttatactccctccgtccgccaaaagtggaccacttttactatatcgggcgtccgcaaagagtataccacttttcttttatagaaatggtcccatcattcactttaatcttttatccttacaaacactatttatttacaaaaaaatcacatcaaattcaatttcaaccacatatcttataaagtggtgggaccctttctccactacatcaaaattatcaccaattttattaattcatGTGCCTAGCCAaaatggtccacttttggcggacggagggagtaatatagtTGCctccttttttttaaaaaaaaaaggcgATTCAAAGAGAGaatattttatttctctttcattttattatgataaatttataactaaGGAGAGCATACCTTAtaagtgaaaagaaaaaagaaaaaagagagagagagagcgcgcTATTAcctttatataaaaatgaatattttaatataataactcaaattttataattcatgacttaaaaaatgatttttccATCTTTCCCTCCAACAGTATAGCTTCACTCaagaatatactccctccgtccttgaATTCAAGGCCTACATAAAAAAATGCGGGGTTTTAAGAAAtagagtatttttattagttgagtggagaaagggtcccacaaaatatattgtttattggttTAGTAGAGAAAGGGGCCCataaaatgtattgtttattagtttagtggagaaaaagtgtattgtttattgggacccaccaattaaaatatgaataaaacttactaaaaatagagaGGCTTTAAGTTGGTGGACgaaccaaaaaagaaagtaggccttgaatcagtggacggagggagtataatatttctCAGACTTATacaacatactccctccgtccacgaaaaagtgctcCATTTGGGTGCCGGCACGGGtactaagaaagctgataaagttgttttgagtggggtaaaaattacaatagggGTAGTTCTAATAACATTGattagtttgttaatattttcttgtcttttagttgttgagagtttaaacaatcatactctttattgagttcgattttaatgctaaagactagtatttaattttatgcctattttaattcttgtgttttttttaacatattcattcttgtttttttatgcctattttaatgttaaagactatttaatttttattttattgtataattgtaaagaaattaattgataagttggcactaatatataaaaataaaattaaatttactttaatttgtcaaaatataaatataaaaattattatccacACATATATTATGGAGAAAAATTTTGaggtagccaaaatgaagcataaaacacaaattttggccactaattgaaaatacttaaattttgtccttttttttttttatttcggaCGATTTTAACCTTAAGGGGCGGACCGGGTATCGGGTCGCGTGCGGGTAGGGTTTAGGGTCGCGGGCGGGTTATAGGGTTTGAACAAAACTAATTATTTACCATTTGTGCACCAATTTTTCACCGCCATTTACCGTTCTCTCTCGGCCCTTTTACCCTAAATCGCCCTCAACCGCGCCGCCGGAAATCTCGTGGAAAACCGCCGTGAACTGCTGTCAACCGTCGTCAACCACCCACCTTCATCTTCTCCACCTGCATATTATCCGTTTATCCACTCAACTCCATTCCAAAAAATGACCAAGCGCAAGTCTTCACAAACCGGCTCGACCTCCAAGCGCCAGCGCGCTGCAGAATCCGGCGAGGAAAAAGCCGGATCTGGAGTTCCTGGAAGCGTCATAGATATTTGCAAAGAAATCAATGCAGATGAGAGTTCCGGATCTGAGGAACAACAATCACCGATCCGGGTGGTGACTCTTCCAACCACGGCCGAAGAAGCCGGCGAGGAAGACGAAGCCGCCGAGGAAGAAGATTCtggagaggaagaagaagccGTCGAGGAAGAAGAATTcggagaggaagaagaagccGGCGAGGAAGACGAAGCCGCCGAGGAAGAAGATTCTGGAGAGGAAGAAGAATCCGGAGAGGAAGAAAACTCCGAAGAGTCCGCCGGTGAAGATGAGGATGATTTGTCATCTACAGTAATTCCTTGAAAACCCTAATTTACTTGATGATTTGCATGTTGGAATTACTCAGGTTTTTTGGGATTTCCTCtcggcacttatggcactattagtgccataagtaccAAGAGGAACATTGATTACTCTGGTTTATTTTGGATTACTTGGCTTTATTTTGGGATTTCCGTTTGTAGATCTGACGCTTATAACCATTTAACCTGTCCTCTTAGGCTTAGTTGAAGCTGTTAacatttttatatattgacaTGTTTCATTGTTCATTTGAATTATGTAATGTTGACCTTTTATAGGTGTTTGTCATTGTTGGAATCTGTTATTGTTGGGATTTTCGTTTGTAGATCTGATGAAATCTGTCATTTTACttgatgtgtttttattttagatttcctttggcacttatggcactagtattagtgccataagtgccaactgTGTATTTAAGATCTCATTATAATACGTTTCATTCATTTTGGCATGCTTTTATTTTCGGAATGAAGGTACAATGGCAATACCTACGAAAAGGTATGGAGATAATAAAACACAAGGTCAACATTACGGGCAAGGAGAACATTATTGAAATCATAAACAATGTTTTAGAGGGTGACAATGTATACCGTGAGCTGCAAGAGTCTGTTTTCAGTGATTTCCTCAAACTGCCATCTCGCGTATCACGATCAGGCTAATGCCTGCATTTCATGATATCAAGACAGATAGCAGGAAAATCAAAACCGGATGAGACGGCGTTGTTTTTTATCGTGGATGGCTATGTGACGAGGTTTTCCAggattgagtttttttttatgacaGGATTGAAATTTGGGTCAAGCAACTTTAACCCCTATGCAGATCACATCATACTTGAGAATTCTTTTTATCAGAGAGTTCTTGGCGGTAGGGAAATTTCCCCCAACAAATTGAGGGAGATGTTTATGACCCGAGGTTTGGGTGAGCATAAAGCAGACTACGTTAAGGCAGCAAACATGCTACTAGTGACGGATCTGATATTTGGCTATGATGGTACGAATTACAAAATTCCGAATTGGCTCTGGGTGTTATTGGAGGACACAACAGCATGGGAGGAATTCCCATGGGGCAGCATGTCATTTCAGATGACAATTCATGCAATCAACAAGGTGAGAAGCACTCCAGCAGCAAATAAATCATAACATCTAGCCGGGAACACTCTTGCCTTCTTGGTAAGTAACATTAAATATTGTTCAATTCACACTGTTTTCccaataaaaactaaattaccTCATTTGATTCTGTGTTGTCAGGCTTGGATGTATTGTGCTCTCCCAAAGCTGGGAAAGGATATCGGTCAAAGAAAACCCGCAAAAGTATTCCCTCGGATGCTGAGGTTCACCTACACTAACAATCGCAGGAGACCGGAAGTTGACGAACAGGTAAAAATACTTAATAATGTTCTGCTcctgttggcacttatggcactaaaagtgccataagtgccaaaggaAATCCAAAAAAACATGAAGTAAAATGGTCCTTGTGCAGGTTCATTTTTCACTGAAACCAACAGAAGAGGAAAAGCAACATAAACACTGGGCATCTATTGAAGAAGAAGGAACGCCAATCATTTTGCAGTACAGTCCCACTGCGGATGGCAGCAAGAAGAGAGCAAAGAAAATGGCCGCGAGGTATGAGGGGGTCAGAATGATTCAAGAACGAAGGATAGAGAGCGAAGGAGAAGGAAGAAACCAGCAACAGCAAGAGCATCAACAATAgcaacatcaacaacaacaacagggAGAGGCTGTGATGACATTCACAGCCTCGGAAATGAAGCAATTTATTGAAAAAGTGGGAGAAAGCGCAACAAAGAGAGCGCGCATTGAATTTGTTGAACATTTCAATCGGGAAGAGCTGATAAATGACATAGCTGACTGCGTCGTTAGAAAATTGCGTCAAAGACAGCAATATAGGCCACCACAAGAGGTTAAAATTTCTTAGTGCTTAGTATTGTATTCCTCACACTAATCATTGTTTTCAAACCAGGTTGCAAGCACAACAGAATGGATGGCGCACTGTGAATCTGAGGAGAGATTTTACCGCCAAGTATGGGGAACACCGGCTTCTATGCCAACACCAACACCAACACCCACACCACCAGCAAATGCAGACATTGAAGCCGAAATATCAGTCGCAGCGGCAGCACCAGCAACCGCACAACATGAAGCAGGAACATCTGCAGCAGTGGCAACAGCAACAGCATCCCCGCCTCAACAATTGGGGAAAATCAGACCAAAAAGGATGAGGATGCCATCTGCAGCATGTAAAAGTCCATTCCGGCGTGATGATGTCAGATGAACAAATTTTCTTAGGTACCTGAGGAGGAAAGAAGCTGAACAGTAAGTAATTAAGTAGCATTGAATAGATTTGCCTAATGTATGCCTGATGTATCATCATTCCAATTAACATTCTCATATGCATTGATATGTCAAGGAGGAATGTGGGATTGCCATATCTGGTGGACAAAAATTGGTTTGGTCTGATAAAGAAGACTACCGAAAAGCTAGACAGTCAAAGCATAGACTCCTACCTTGTCGTGCTAGCAGCAAAACCAGAGTTGGCTGGTTTTGAAGGAATTGAATTCCCTGCAAACATTGCCATCACAGGCACAATGTTCTCGGTAATTACTTAATAATTTCTtcttgtaatatatatatatttcataataatctgctcatcttggcacttatagcactaatagtgccataagtgccaagaggaACATCGATTACTTGGTTACATTTGGATTTcggttggcacttatggcactaatagtgccataagtaccAAGAGGAACGATTACTTGTTACATTTTGGATTTcggttggcacttatggcactattagtgccataagtgccaaccgaaattacaatataaagtaTATAACAACTCAAATATAATAATGCGCAGGCCGCCATAGACCAAGTATGGAATGAATTACATGGAAAAGATCCGAAAGGCACAACATATGACCCGAAAAGCGAAGAGATCATACAAGAGGAACAAATGAAGAGGCTATGCTTGTTTACAATGGGGAAAGAGCCACGATGGGGGGAGTATGTCAAGAAATGGAACGATGTTGAGAAGGTTAGTGTGTCAATACCCAAGTGAGTTAAGTGTAAGTcgtattgtttatttttttgactAATGTATGTTATTTAATGTCAGCTCATCATGATTGTTCACTTCAACGATCACTGGGTCACCTGTTTGGTGAATTTCACGGATCATGAGTTGACGATATATGACTCCAATCAGCACAAGTTCGATGATATCCATCTCGATATACGTCGATGTGCTTTCTTGCCAATCTGCAGGATTATACCACAGATCCTCAAGAAGATTGGCTATTATGAGAAGCGCAATGTGGATGGGAAATACACAGAATGGATATATTCCTACCCATACGATGGATCGAACAATCTGAAACAAGTGGATAGCATAAGTTGTGGGGTTCTGTCTCTTAAGTATGTCGAGATGATGCTTACTGGAAAGTTCGTTGAAAAGAACATGAGCAAGGCGGTGCTTAAAACATTCCGTGAAAAGATAGCAGAAAGCATCTACAAATTCAGCACGGATGCAAGTACCTTTGAGCCCttggatgatgaagatgaaCAAGAGGATGTCGGTGAAGGCGAAGATGACGGTGAAGGCGTTGCGGCAGCCAATCTTCGTGAATGAACAATCAGTTTATATTTGTAAAACAATTTCTAGCATGCTTGATAATCAGTTagtttattttgattgtcagTCAGTTTAGGCTTGATAAAGAACTTGGTGATCAGTTAGTTTATTTTGATTATGTGATATATATGGTATGTTTTCGTCAGAACCCTAAAGGTTTGGATTGTCAAGTACATAGCAGGTTTGACACTTATGGTACTATTAGTGCCAGAAGTGCTTAAGGATATCCAAAATAAGTGCTTGCGGAAAcgcaaaataaaacaaagtaaaatggccctcttggcacttatagcactaataaAGGATATCCCAAAAAACATAAGTGTTTTCggaaataaaatacaaaataaaatggccctcttggcacttatggcactatttagGGCTGTCTAAATGGTTATCGGATTTTGGGTATCCAactaaccgaaccgaaattaccgggtttgggtatccaataaccgaaaatttcggataatggatcggtttcggttatcatttttctaaaaatttcggttatcggttaacccgaaaaaccgatcgggttaaccgaataaccgatatatattttaattaataatatattttaattataattcattatttaaaaattactaAAGCCCTAAGTTACTAATCTAATTTGAGTTACCGTGAATCTATCCTATTCGCTATTCCCTTTCGCCCTTTCCCTACCCTACGTCCCTACCAGCTCCACCCGCCGCTGCCTGCACGCCCCACTCAGCCGCCGTGAATCGTCGCCCATCGGCGACGCCGTCCACCGCCGCCCTCCGTTCGCCGCTGCAAGTTCCTGGTGCGGCTGGCAGGCTGCCCTCTTGCGTGACTGCTGCTGCAAGTTTCCGGTGCTGCCTGCTCTACTTCCGCCACGACTCCGCCGCCCCGCTCCCGCCAGACTCCGTTCGCCGCCAGTTGCACAGTGCACACGGTAAGTTCTTCAATCAAAATGCAGCCTAAACATTTCAATGGTTTTTTCTCCTATAGATTTGAATTATTTTCCTATAAGTTCTTCAATCAAAATGCAGCCTAAATTATTTCTTTGTATGGTTCTTTGTCATAGAAATTGTTGGATTTGTGTGGGCAAGAACGTGTGGATTTGCTTAAATCAAAATGCAGCCTAAATCAAAATTGTTGGATTTGCTTCAGTTTTAGTTATTTTTCGACATGTGTTAATAATGTTTCTCTGATTGAGCTTTTGCAATTAAGATATAGACTTCAGTTTTAAGCTTACTATGTTTGTATGTAGTTGAAGGGAGAGTTGTTTCAAAGATTGTTTCAAATTTGTAATTAGAAAATGTTATTAAATGCTCACTGAACTTATGTTATCTAgattaaatgggtatttcggatacccaaataacccaatTGGTTAACCGAAGCGGGTATTGGATAACCGAActcctaaaacggttcgggaacggttattgaaatttggcaatttcgggttcgggtaaccgaaaattcgggtacgggtaaccgaacccgaaccgatcgacaccCCTAGCACTATTAGTACCATAAGTACTAAAGGATATTCCAAAACTCAATGGTTCtattggcacttatgacactaatagtgccacaAGTGTCTTCGGAAAACATAAACAAGTAAAATGGCCCaaatggcacttatggcactaatagtgccataagtgccaagtgGGACTTGCAAGCATTTGACAGATTCGATAACATATTCCAACAATGACAAACACCTATAAAAGGTCAACATTACATAATTCAAATGAACAATGAAACAtgtcaatatataaaaattttaaaagctTCAACTAAGCCTAAGAGGACAGGTTACACGGTTATGATCGTCAGATCTACAAAAGCTGCATCGTCTCTTTTTTGTACCACTAACACATGACTCACTGCTGCTGACTTCTTCCTGCACTGTAAGTTGCATGACTGCAGTGCACGTAGATTGATAATATCCTTTCTCATGGCATCGAGAACAAACACGACGGCTCGATGAGCCGGAACCACCACTCTTCATCCTCTTCTCACGCGGCCTCCCAGATTGTTGAACATCACCTGGTGTTAGCACAACCCTCGAAGCAATATCCTCGGGAATGCACCAATCTTCAGGATTCGGTAGTGGCATCACCTCGCCAGAATATATTTCACGGAGAGTAGCAGTTGAAAAGTAATCATTCACATAAGACGACGGGTTCTGGTTCACCTTTCTGCATCAAAAgaagaatcaaataaatatcATTATTGTAAATATAATGAATAAACAAGCATAAAGATCGTGCAGAACtatatggcacttatggcactaatagtaccATAAGTGTCATTCGTGCAGCAAAAATGCACTCAATCACATGGCCACAAAAAAcagaaataaatcaaataacaaacaaAGAATCAATACTGACCCTATTGCAGCTGCAGCATGAGGACATGGTATCATTTGGAACTGAAACACAAGACACGTGCATGTGTGACTGCCAAGATCAACAACATAACTCTTGTTATCAAATGTAACCTCAAACTTTGTTGGATTGATTGGCTGGACAGACATCCTCAATCCCAAATCAACTGATTTAGCCAATCTCATAGATGCCCAATCTGTCAGCTCGAGAGGTCTTTCCATAGCAAGAACCCGTCGTTCATAGAACCAAGTTCCAATCCTTGATCGGATAGTCTCCAAAAGGGTGCAAACAGGCAACCTTCTAGACCATTGGAGACAATTGTTCAAACTCTCAACAGGATTAGAGGTCATGAGCATATAGCGACGGACCGGGCAGTATGAACGAGCCCATCTACTTGGACCAATGTTCATCAACTTCTCATATGCACGAGGTTTAACAGACTTCAAATTCTCCATGTGTTGCtcaaaatcctcaatcttgtACGCCCTTGCAGCTAACTTGAAAAGAGTAACAACATGACTTCCCCAATGCTTTAGATTGCTCTGTATGTGAAAGGAACAAAGTACCTGCGGGGTTCCTGGAAAGACATGC
It contains:
- the LOC130994969 gene encoding uncharacterized protein LOC130994969, with the protein product MYCALPKLGKDIGQRKPAKVFPRMLRFTYTNNRRRPEVDEQVHFSLKPTEEEKQHKHWASIEEEGTPIILQYSPTADGSKKRAKKMAARYEGVRMIQERRIESEGEGRNQQQQEHQQ